In Primulina eburnea isolate SZY01 chromosome 3, ASM2296580v1, whole genome shotgun sequence, one DNA window encodes the following:
- the LOC140827891 gene encoding early light-induced protein 1, chloroplastic-like, translating into MAAAATGMQMICGAGFNSRTVGLNQFVPLKSASLFKRDLKFKIRSMTEDGDDVAGEKEKAAVPIPPKLFSTPPPPPQPEQSTKITNIMAFDGPGPERINGRLAMIGFVSAIAVELTRGQDIFSQIQNGGIPWFLGTTVLLSVASLVPLFKGVSADSKSRGLMTSDAELWNGRLAMVGLIALAYTEYVKGGTLV; encoded by the exons ATGGCAGCTGCAGCAACAGGGATGCAAATGATCTGTGGAGCTGGTTTTAATTCAAGAACCGTTGGTTTGAACCAGTTTGTACCTTTGAAGAGTGCGTCACTTTTTAAGAGGGATTTGAAGTTCAAAATTCGAAGCATGACTGAG GATGGTGATGATGTTGCTGGGGAGAAAGAAAAAGCAGCAGTTCCAATTCCTCCTAAGTTGTTTTCAACACCTCCTCCACCGCCGCAACCTGAG CAAAGCACCAAGATAACAAACATAATGGCCTTTGACGGGCCTGGCCCGGAGAGGATCAACGGGCGTCTAGCCATGATCGGATTCGTGTCAGCCATTGCAGTAGAATTAACCAGAGGACAGGATATCTTTTCCCAAATACAAAACGGAGGGATCCCGTGGTTTCTCGGGACAACTGTTTTGCTATCCGTGGCATCACTTGTGCCGTTGTTTAAAGGTGTGAGCGCGGATTCGAAATCGCGGGGATTGATGACATCTGATGCAGAGCTTTGGAATGGAAGGCTTGCAATGGTAGGATTGATAGCTTTGGCTTACACGGAGTATGTCAAGGGTGGGACTCTTGTATGA